From the Streptomyces sp. KMM 9044 genome, one window contains:
- a CDS encoding HEAT repeat domain-containing protein, with amino-acid sequence MQEVVPINTTNVTAQHTRLINALGAGDSSVRLQAALAAGSNPDPVFLETLVERCAVEPDFFVRDMLSWALIRLSPEITLPRIRKELDSERNQARSQALHTLSKINDKSTWAWITRDMPRDADDEVARTAWRVAVVLVPEDERKALAEELVLQLGRGDRSVQLSLSRAFVDLGEVIKPVLEKAATHPDPDVAAHARATELLRKNPETGFDAAIEEAKRMVRLGPDRAAEAEAAIRAGETPESAAAAEQTEPAEQTRAAESAEN; translated from the coding sequence GTGCAGGAGGTGGTCCCGATCAACACGACCAACGTGACCGCGCAGCACACCCGCTTGATCAACGCTCTGGGTGCCGGGGACTCTTCGGTCCGGCTTCAGGCGGCCCTGGCGGCCGGCTCGAACCCCGACCCCGTCTTCCTGGAGACCCTCGTCGAGCGGTGCGCGGTCGAGCCCGACTTCTTCGTGCGAGACATGCTCTCCTGGGCGCTGATCCGCCTCTCGCCGGAGATCACCCTGCCCCGCATCCGCAAGGAGCTGGACTCCGAGCGCAATCAGGCCCGCAGTCAGGCGCTGCACACGCTGTCCAAGATCAACGACAAGAGCACATGGGCCTGGATCACCCGCGACATGCCGCGCGACGCCGACGACGAGGTCGCACGGACCGCGTGGCGCGTGGCGGTCGTCCTCGTACCGGAGGACGAGAGGAAGGCCCTGGCCGAGGAGTTGGTCCTGCAACTCGGCCGCGGCGACCGCAGCGTGCAGCTGAGCTTGAGCCGGGCCTTCGTCGACCTCGGTGAGGTGATCAAGCCCGTCCTGGAGAAGGCCGCAACCCACCCGGACCCGGACGTGGCGGCGCACGCCCGTGCCACCGAACTGCTCCGCAAGAACCCGGAGACCGGCTTCGACGCGGCGATCGAAGAGGCGAAGCGCATGGTCAGGCTCGGCCCGGACCGCGCGGCCGAGGCCGAGGCGGCCATCCGGGCGGGGGAGACCCCGGAGTCCGCGGCGGCGGCCGAGCAGACCGAGCCGGCCGAGCAGACCCGGGCCGCCGAGTCCGCTGAGAACTAG
- a CDS encoding FAD-dependent monooxygenase, with the protein MSAVAVVGAGPVGLTAALAAHSLGLDPVLLEAQPRTAVRPGSRAIFVHRATLDHFDRISRGLGDRVCAQGLVWRTKRTLWAGRQVHVHSYGATAAVPFTSLPQTVVEDLLRRACDAAGIRSVWGDLVRDVESTPDGVRLRTECGATHDVGHVIAADGARSRLRTQAGIALEGSTSTTEFVVVDVADSIRPDLAERVFHYRHPGVGGRNVLLVPFRGGWRVDVQCLHGDDGRQLVAQAHLWLPRVLPEVPDPRITWSSVYRFQQRLAARFTDAHRRILLAGEAAHLLPPFGARGMNSGISDAVAAARAVRAGSVEQYARVRRAAAEANVHAAGAALEHLLAARRGQRWLQWAAATASPLWSRAGHWLDAAPYGPRIRAVGY; encoded by the coding sequence ATGAGCGCCGTCGCCGTAGTCGGCGCCGGGCCCGTCGGCCTGACCGCCGCGCTCGCCGCCCACTCCCTCGGTCTGGACCCCGTCCTGCTGGAAGCGCAGCCGCGCACCGCCGTGCGCCCCGGCAGCCGGGCAATCTTCGTGCACCGCGCCACGCTCGACCATTTCGACCGCATCAGCCGCGGCCTGGGTGACAGGGTCTGCGCCCAAGGGCTGGTGTGGCGCACCAAACGAACCCTGTGGGCCGGCCGTCAGGTCCACGTCCACTCCTACGGCGCCACCGCGGCCGTGCCGTTCACCAGCCTGCCGCAGACCGTGGTCGAGGACCTGCTGCGCCGAGCCTGCGACGCGGCGGGCATCCGGTCGGTCTGGGGCGATCTCGTACGCGACGTGGAGAGCACGCCGGACGGGGTCCGGCTGCGGACGGAATGCGGCGCGACCCACGACGTCGGTCATGTCATCGCGGCGGACGGGGCCCGGTCCAGGCTGCGCACGCAGGCGGGCATCGCCCTGGAGGGCTCGACCTCGACGACCGAGTTCGTCGTCGTCGACGTCGCCGACAGCATCCGGCCGGACCTCGCCGAGCGGGTGTTCCACTACCGACACCCTGGCGTCGGAGGGCGCAACGTCCTCCTCGTGCCGTTCCGGGGCGGGTGGCGCGTCGACGTCCAGTGCCTTCACGGGGATGACGGCCGGCAGCTCGTCGCCCAGGCGCACCTGTGGCTGCCCCGGGTGCTTCCCGAGGTCCCCGACCCGCGGATCACCTGGTCTTCGGTCTACCGCTTCCAGCAGCGCCTCGCGGCCCGCTTCACCGACGCCCACCGGCGCATCCTCCTGGCGGGCGAGGCCGCCCACCTGCTGCCGCCGTTCGGCGCACGCGGCATGAACTCCGGCATCAGCGACGCCGTCGCCGCCGCGCGCGCGGTGCGCGCGGGCAGCGTCGAGCAGTACGCACGGGTCCGGCGCGCGGCAGCGGAGGCCAACGTACACGCGGCGGGCGCGGCCCTCGAACACCTGCTGGCGGCCCGGCGCGGGCAACGCTGGCTCCAGTGGGCTGCGGCGACCGCATCCCCCCTCTGGTCGCGCGCCGGCCACTGGCTCGACGCGGCGCCGTACGGTCCGCGCATCCGCGCCGTGGGCTACTGA
- a CDS encoding Fic family protein encodes MLYRTPTLDASDLKVLHEVDGLRVQLRDAVQQAPMKWTQDLRKALTASAIAASNTIEGYQVDAKDVADLMDGEREVDASEENKAETLAYQQAMTYIQSLHDVTDFRYSKELLNALHWMLQGHHHPLRTAGQWRKTSIRITAPGDELATDYDGPDQELVPGLMAELVDWLNDGDTEGHVLIRAAMAHLNLVKIHPWSDGNGRMSRSLQTLLIARGGVLAPEFSSIEEWLGMPGNTWEYYKVLREVGGPVYSPERDTLPWIKFNLRAYHEQAQRVQHRVDRSNRVWIELMEHAEGHGISERQVTALHEVAMVGRVRRSRYERQEAINTQQATRDLQALTKAGVLTAIGQTKGRHYVAGPRFPGNVMATARRPHRIINPYANT; translated from the coding sequence ATGCTGTATAGGACTCCCACCCTCGACGCTTCAGACCTCAAGGTCCTGCACGAGGTGGACGGCCTGCGCGTGCAACTGCGTGACGCGGTGCAGCAGGCGCCGATGAAGTGGACGCAGGATCTGCGCAAGGCGCTGACCGCGAGCGCGATCGCGGCGTCGAACACGATCGAGGGCTATCAAGTCGACGCGAAGGACGTCGCGGACCTGATGGACGGCGAGCGTGAGGTCGACGCCAGCGAAGAGAACAAGGCGGAGACCCTCGCATACCAGCAGGCGATGACGTACATCCAGTCACTCCACGACGTCACCGACTTCCGGTACAGCAAGGAGTTGCTCAACGCGCTGCACTGGATGCTCCAGGGCCACCACCACCCGCTGCGCACCGCCGGGCAGTGGCGCAAGACGTCGATCCGGATCACCGCGCCCGGCGACGAGCTCGCCACCGACTACGACGGCCCCGACCAAGAGCTCGTGCCGGGCCTGATGGCCGAGCTCGTGGACTGGCTCAACGACGGCGACACCGAAGGGCACGTCCTGATCCGTGCGGCGATGGCCCACCTGAACCTCGTGAAGATCCACCCATGGTCCGACGGGAACGGCCGTATGTCCCGCTCCCTGCAGACCCTGCTGATCGCCCGCGGCGGTGTCCTCGCGCCCGAGTTCTCCTCGATCGAGGAGTGGCTCGGGATGCCCGGCAACACCTGGGAGTACTACAAGGTGCTGCGGGAGGTCGGCGGGCCGGTGTACTCGCCCGAACGCGACACCCTGCCCTGGATCAAGTTCAACCTGCGCGCCTACCACGAGCAGGCCCAGCGAGTGCAGCACCGGGTCGACCGCTCGAACCGGGTCTGGATCGAGCTGATGGAGCACGCCGAGGGGCACGGGATCAGCGAGCGGCAGGTCACGGCCCTCCACGAGGTGGCCATGGTCGGCCGGGTACGCCGCTCACGCTACGAGCGGCAGGAAGCGATCAACACCCAGCAGGCCACGCGGGACCTGCAGGCGTTGACAAAGGCCGGCGTGCTGACCGCGATCGGACAGACAAAAGGTCGCCACTACGTCGCGGGCCCCCGCTTCCCGGGGAACGTCATGGCGACCGCCCGACGCCCGCACCGCATCATCAACCCCTACGCGAACACCTAG
- a CDS encoding ParB and winged helix-turn-helix domain-containing protein, protein MNTVRSTRVPGKASHPEPLSAPRLTAVRLVPVAALREGDSPRACTDNPEHLQMLAAAESSLPPIVVHRATMRVIDGMHRLRAAVLRGRTEIEVQFFDGSEEDAFVFAVESNTRHGLALTFAERSAAAVRILRSHPHWADRAIASVTGLSAHTVTGLRRGGAVDREASPPVRLGRDGRVRPLNTAHGRREAGRLLMSSPDVSLREIARRTGISPATVRDVRDRVLRGLDPVPERMRADARPVRPAPRQLPQRETPARGAAPAPDRDLTAVYQNLCQDPALRHSEKGRLLLRLLSALALPVTEWRSIADEVPAHRAGAVADLATEYARLWREFADRARAGAPDSPAAQ, encoded by the coding sequence ATGAACACGGTCAGGTCCACGAGGGTGCCCGGCAAGGCGAGTCATCCTGAACCGCTGTCGGCGCCGCGGCTCACCGCAGTGCGTCTCGTGCCCGTCGCGGCGCTGCGGGAGGGCGACTCCCCGCGCGCCTGCACCGACAACCCCGAGCACCTGCAGATGCTCGCCGCGGCGGAGAGCTCGTTGCCCCCGATCGTCGTGCACCGCGCCACCATGCGCGTCATCGACGGCATGCACCGTCTCAGGGCTGCGGTGCTGCGCGGACGGACCGAGATCGAGGTCCAGTTCTTCGACGGCAGCGAGGAGGACGCCTTCGTGTTCGCCGTCGAGAGCAACACCCGGCACGGGCTTGCGCTGACGTTCGCCGAGCGCTCCGCCGCCGCCGTCCGCATCCTGCGCTCGCACCCCCACTGGGCGGACCGGGCGATCGCCTCGGTGACGGGGCTCTCCGCCCACACGGTGACCGGTTTGCGGCGTGGCGGAGCTGTCGACCGGGAGGCGTCACCGCCGGTTCGGCTCGGCCGGGACGGCCGTGTGCGTCCTCTGAACACGGCGCATGGCCGACGCGAGGCGGGACGGCTGCTGATGTCCTCCCCGGACGTGTCCTTGCGGGAGATCGCCCGGCGGACCGGGATCTCCCCGGCCACGGTCCGGGACGTACGCGACAGGGTGCTGCGTGGCTTGGATCCGGTGCCGGAGCGGATGCGCGCCGACGCGCGCCCGGTCCGCCCGGCACCTCGGCAGCTCCCGCAGCGGGAGACGCCGGCCCGTGGCGCGGCGCCGGCCCCGGACCGGGATCTGACGGCCGTCTACCAGAACCTGTGCCAGGACCCGGCCCTGCGGCACAGTGAGAAGGGCCGTCTGCTGCTGCGCCTGCTGAGCGCCCTGGCACTGCCCGTCACGGAGTGGCGGAGCATCGCCGATGAGGTGCCCGCGCACCGGGCCGGGGCGGTGGCCGACCTCGCCACGGAGTACGCCAGGCTCTGGCGGGAGTTCGCGGACCGCGCCCGGGCGGGCGCCCCGGACTCGCCGGCCGCTCAGTAG
- a CDS encoding class I SAM-dependent methyltransferase: MSTDVSRWIRDQNPRLNDDGLEFYYRDFYDGLGEENMNKIFATKRAGHDGRTRMVAAHVKPKQWLDVGTGHGHFLADAKRMLPDIEFDGLDRTDGVLIAQQKCRLRKAYQGSFVDLAPGFAAEYDVISMYHYLEHTADPKAEMAAAAAALPSGGYLAIELPDPECAWAKLLGKWWISWLQPQHLHMIPIANLRAELKSLGLTVVSEQRAEPHNGQDVVSAAVLAINAGLIGGEDLAWRPAPPTRARALLRKITFNASVPVLALAYLVDRVSAAVGGGRGLSNTYRVLARKAS, from the coding sequence TTGTCCACAGATGTCAGCCGGTGGATCCGGGATCAGAACCCCAGGCTGAACGACGACGGACTCGAGTTCTACTACCGGGACTTCTACGACGGTCTCGGCGAAGAGAACATGAACAAAATCTTCGCGACAAAGCGCGCCGGGCACGACGGGCGGACCCGCATGGTCGCCGCCCACGTCAAGCCCAAGCAGTGGCTCGACGTCGGCACGGGACACGGGCACTTCCTGGCCGACGCCAAGAGGATGCTGCCGGACATCGAGTTCGACGGGCTCGACCGGACCGACGGAGTGCTGATAGCCCAGCAGAAGTGCAGGCTCCGCAAGGCGTACCAGGGCAGCTTCGTCGACCTGGCCCCCGGGTTCGCCGCCGAGTACGACGTGATCAGCATGTACCACTACCTGGAACACACCGCGGACCCCAAGGCGGAGATGGCCGCCGCGGCGGCGGCCCTGCCCTCGGGCGGGTACCTGGCCATCGAGCTGCCCGACCCGGAGTGCGCCTGGGCCAAGCTCCTCGGCAAGTGGTGGATCTCCTGGCTGCAGCCCCAGCACCTGCACATGATCCCGATCGCGAACCTGCGCGCCGAGCTGAAGTCCCTGGGGCTGACCGTCGTCTCCGAGCAGCGGGCCGAACCGCACAACGGGCAGGACGTCGTCAGTGCCGCGGTCCTGGCGATCAATGCCGGGCTGATCGGCGGGGAGGACCTGGCGTGGCGACCGGCCCCACCGACCCGCGCCCGTGCGCTGCTGCGCAAGATCACCTTCAACGCGAGCGTGCCGGTGCTGGCGCTGGCCTATCTGGTGGACCGGGTCTCCGCGGCGGTCGGAGGCGGTCGCGGTCTGTCGAACACGTACCGGGTGCTCGCCCGCAAGGCATCCTGA
- a CDS encoding IS3 family transposase (programmed frameshift), which yields MVMKVYSAEFKTDAVALYLSDPKNTFEGVGKDLGISRETLRNWVRTERGRKGHTAGTSGSPRAAQTAEVTSDDVLIEENKQLRARIRELETEREILRRAAKYFGRRDQLVSRFQFVDDHRGAFGVKRLCRVLEVSRSGFYRWLKAAPARLARARDDARLARRIREIHKESDGTYGIPRITAELKAAGSDVNHKRVERVMRRIGLQGVHLRKKVRTTIPEPEAAPVPDLLRRDFTADEPNTGYVGDITYLPIGDGQFLYLATVLDLHSRRLAGWSIADHMRTELVTDALEAAARTRGGSLDGAVFHSDNGAQYASKEFAKVCRRLGVTRSRGAVGTSADNAAAESFNATLKRETLQGKRHWSGAREARLAVFRWVTRYNTRRRHSGLGYISPIAFEQRSATLASAA from the exons ATGGTGATGAAGGTGTACTCGGCGGAGTTCAAGACGGATGCTGTCGCGCTGTACCTGTCGGACCCGAAGAATACGTTCGAGGGCGTGGGCAAGGACCTGGGGATCAGCCGGGAGACGCTGCGCAACTGGGTGCGCACCGAGCGGGGCCGCAAGGGCCACACGGCGGGCACCAGCGGCTCGCCGCGGGCGGCACAGACTGCCGAGGTAACCTCCGACGATGTGCTGATAGAAGAGAACAAGCAGCTCAGGGCCCGGATCAGGGAGCTGGAAACCGAACGGGAGATCCTGCGGAGGGCCGCGAAGTATTTCG GTCGGCGAGACCAACTGGTGAGCCGTTTCCAGTTCGTTGATGATCATCGAGGCGCGTTCGGCGTCAAACGGCTGTGCCGGGTCCTGGAGGTCTCCAGGTCCGGGTTCTACCGGTGGCTGAAGGCCGCCCCGGCCCGCCTGGCGCGAGCCCGGGACGATGCCCGCCTCGCGCGGCGGATCCGGGAGATCCACAAGGAGTCCGACGGCACCTACGGCATCCCGCGCATCACCGCCGAGCTGAAGGCCGCCGGGAGCGACGTCAACCACAAGCGCGTCGAGCGGGTGATGCGCCGCATCGGCCTCCAGGGCGTGCACCTGCGCAAGAAGGTCCGCACCACGATCCCCGAGCCGGAAGCGGCCCCGGTGCCGGACCTGCTGCGGCGCGACTTCACCGCCGACGAACCGAACACCGGGTACGTCGGCGACATCACGTATCTGCCCATCGGCGATGGTCAATTCCTCTATCTCGCAACGGTGTTGGACCTGCATTCCAGGCGGCTCGCGGGCTGGTCGATCGCCGACCACATGCGCACCGAGCTGGTCACCGACGCGCTCGAAGCCGCCGCCCGCACCCGGGGCGGCAGCCTCGACGGGGCGGTCTTCCACAGCGACAACGGCGCGCAATACGCGTCGAAGGAGTTCGCGAAGGTGTGCCGCCGGCTCGGTGTGACCCGCTCGCGCGGCGCGGTCGGCACCAGCGCGGACAACGCCGCCGCGGAGAGCTTCAACGCAACCCTGAAAAGAGAGACCCTGCAAGGGAAGAGGCACTGGTCAGGAGCACGCGAGGCCCGCCTCGCGGTGTTCCGGTGGGTCACCCGCTACAACACGCGACGCAGGCACTCGGGGCTTGGCTACATCAGCCCGATCGCCTTCGAACAGCGATCAGCTACGCTGGCCTCTGCCGCATAG
- a CDS encoding IS1380 family transposase, with protein MRSSHAAVHVSALFDEPNLIADAGLPPLVALAERAGLPELAAGVRIEGADNSGGAHAAAKVMSLLGAMCAGADSIDDADRLRHGAMARAFTGIRAPSTPGTFPRPFTHGHNQQLNRVHREFLASPARHTPLLPGAGELMFIDIDPTHRRVHGYAKQGAEHGRLKGQRTLHPIVATLSTPLARPVIGAVRLRRGKAADVRGAKSFVAQALTIARESGGTGIRMVRADSKFYTADVAAACRTAGAHFSLTTGMNPSNATAIGRIDDDAWTPIRYPDAFVDPDTGEMISDAEVAEIEYTTFTGRRKNEQVTARLIVRKVRRLNPHTPSGQGELFDSWRYHPIFADSPFGMLEAELHHRQHAIVEQAIADGKSSAPAHLPSGHFQANAAWLTLWTMSHNLLRAAGSLTSVFHAKATTATLRAHLAHVPARLARTARIKLTAHLPVNWPRRDAYQGLFVAVHRPPALG; from the coding sequence ATGCGATCTTCCCATGCCGCCGTCCATGTCTCCGCGCTCTTCGACGAGCCGAATCTGATCGCTGACGCGGGGCTGCCGCCGCTGGTCGCGCTCGCCGAGCGGGCCGGGCTGCCCGAGCTCGCTGCCGGCGTTCGCATCGAGGGCGCCGACAACAGCGGTGGCGCGCACGCGGCGGCCAAGGTGATGTCGCTGCTGGGCGCGATGTGCGCCGGTGCCGACTCCATCGATGATGCCGACCGGCTGCGGCACGGCGCGATGGCGAGGGCCTTCACCGGCATACGCGCCCCGTCGACCCCCGGCACCTTCCCGCGGCCCTTCACCCATGGCCACAACCAGCAACTCAACCGGGTTCACCGCGAGTTTCTGGCCTCCCCGGCCCGGCACACCCCGCTGCTGCCCGGCGCGGGCGAGCTCATGTTCATCGACATCGACCCCACCCACCGCCGGGTCCACGGCTACGCGAAGCAGGGCGCCGAGCACGGCCGCCTCAAGGGACAACGCACCCTGCACCCCATCGTGGCCACCTTGTCCACCCCGCTCGCCCGGCCCGTGATCGGCGCGGTCCGCCTGCGCCGCGGCAAGGCCGCAGACGTCCGCGGCGCGAAGAGCTTCGTGGCCCAGGCCCTGACCATCGCCCGCGAGTCCGGCGGGACGGGCATCCGGATGGTCCGCGCGGACAGCAAGTTCTACACCGCCGATGTGGCCGCCGCCTGCCGCACCGCCGGCGCCCACTTCTCCCTGACCACGGGCATGAACCCGTCCAACGCCACCGCGATCGGCCGCATCGACGACGACGCCTGGACACCGATCCGATACCCCGACGCCTTCGTGGATCCCGACACCGGCGAGATGATCTCGGATGCCGAGGTCGCCGAGATCGAGTACACCACGTTCACCGGCCGCAGGAAGAACGAACAGGTCACAGCCCGCCTCATCGTGCGCAAGGTACGACGCCTGAACCCCCACACACCTTCCGGGCAGGGCGAGTTGTTCGACTCCTGGCGCTACCACCCCATCTTCGCCGACAGCCCTTTCGGCATGCTGGAAGCAGAACTGCACCACCGGCAGCACGCGATCGTCGAGCAGGCGATCGCCGACGGAAAATCCTCCGCCCCCGCCCACCTGCCCTCCGGTCACTTCCAGGCGAACGCCGCCTGGCTGACCCTGTGGACGATGTCGCACAACCTGCTGCGGGCCGCCGGCTCCCTGACCTCCGTCTTCCACGCCAAGGCCACCACCGCCACCCTCCGCGCCCACCTCGCCCACGTCCCCGCCCGCCTGGCCCGCACCGCGAGGATCAAGCTGACCGCCCACCTGCCCGTCAACTGGCCCCGGCGTGACGCTTACCAGGGCCTGTTCGTGGCCGTCCACCGCCCACCCGCACTCGGCTGA
- a CDS encoding MarR family winged helix-turn-helix transcriptional regulator codes for MDNTAPAGHVIPLTRLAQKAARLAQVVNAATRHAASDAGLTTADADVLLTLFGTPDHRLRPTSLSTTCGLSSGGTSNVILRLAQAGYVNREADVHDGRSTWVQLTSEGEALARSVLAAATAEHSRLHDRLPDDTAAALEQLLDTALHHLEGQDTRPAGAPLP; via the coding sequence ATGGACAACACCGCCCCGGCCGGACACGTGATTCCGCTGACCCGGCTGGCCCAGAAGGCTGCCCGCCTGGCGCAGGTGGTGAACGCGGCCACCCGCCATGCCGCATCCGACGCCGGCCTGACAACAGCCGACGCGGACGTGCTGCTGACCCTCTTCGGCACCCCGGACCACCGGCTGAGGCCGACCAGCCTCTCCACGACCTGCGGGCTGTCCTCCGGCGGCACCAGCAACGTCATCCTCCGGCTGGCACAAGCGGGGTACGTCAACCGGGAGGCGGACGTCCACGACGGCCGTAGCACGTGGGTGCAGCTCACCTCCGAGGGCGAGGCGCTCGCGCGGTCAGTGCTGGCGGCGGCCACGGCCGAGCACTCCAGGCTGCACGACCGGCTGCCAGACGACACCGCGGCCGCCCTCGAACAGCTTCTCGACACCGCCCTTCACCACCTCGAGGGGCAAGACACGCGGCCAGCCGGGGCGCCACTGCCCTGA
- a CDS encoding ISAs1 family transposase has product MFVPPSSPVAAPACAVPRLEALGEGAAKDQVHCLVAEFESVTDPRGARGVRYRLSSLLALMVCAMTPSGHDSITAAAEWCRRATPEELAAFGLPYHPLLGRYRVPSEKTLRSVLGRLDPGEISAAAYGYLRPLLSPRPRRPEPVMPDGGTEREQRRAHRTAAHADPVRIRRRAIAVDGKCLRGARRPDGSRVFVLSAVRHGDGVTLASREIGAKTNEIPEFAPLLDGIDDADLAGTIVTADALHAPRDHATYLHERGAHYLLTIKNNQRAQARQLHALPWKKIPVIHRDDARGHGRHEQRLVQVVTVDGLLFPHAAQVLRIQRRRRLYGAKKWSSETVYAITDLPAEEANAAEIASWARGHWTVENTVHWCRDVTFNEDKSQVRTHNAPAVLAALRDLIRSTLKLAGYINTAAGRRAHTERPRVLALYGIT; this is encoded by the coding sequence GTGTTCGTTCCTCCATCATCCCCTGTCGCTGCCCCCGCTTGCGCGGTGCCCCGCCTGGAAGCCCTCGGCGAGGGAGCCGCCAAGGACCAAGTCCACTGCCTGGTCGCCGAGTTCGAGTCGGTCACCGATCCGAGAGGGGCGCGCGGGGTGCGCTACCGGCTCTCCTCGCTGCTGGCCCTGATGGTCTGCGCTATGACCCCGTCCGGACACGACTCGATCACCGCGGCGGCGGAGTGGTGCCGACGCGCGACGCCGGAGGAACTGGCCGCCTTCGGCCTGCCCTACCATCCGCTCCTCGGCCGCTACCGGGTGCCGAGTGAGAAGACTCTGCGCAGTGTCCTGGGACGCCTGGATCCCGGCGAGATCAGCGCGGCGGCCTATGGCTACCTTCGGCCCTTGCTGTCCCCACGGCCCCGCCGGCCGGAACCGGTCATGCCCGACGGCGGCACCGAGCGTGAACAGCGCCGGGCCCACCGGACAGCCGCCCACGCCGATCCGGTACGCATCCGGCGGCGGGCGATCGCGGTGGACGGCAAGTGCCTGCGCGGCGCCCGCCGCCCGGACGGCAGCCGGGTCTTCGTCCTGTCCGCCGTCCGTCACGGCGACGGCGTCACGCTCGCCTCCCGCGAGATCGGCGCGAAGACCAACGAAATCCCCGAGTTCGCCCCTCTCCTCGACGGAATCGACGACGCAGATCTCGCGGGGACGATCGTCACCGCCGATGCACTCCATGCCCCACGCGACCACGCCACCTACCTGCACGAACGCGGCGCTCACTACCTGCTGACCATCAAGAACAACCAACGCGCACAAGCCCGTCAGCTCCACGCCCTGCCCTGGAAGAAGATCCCCGTGATCCACCGTGACGACGCCCGGGGCCACGGCCGACACGAGCAGCGGCTCGTGCAGGTCGTCACCGTCGACGGCCTGCTCTTCCCGCACGCGGCCCAGGTCCTGCGCATCCAGCGCAGACGCCGCCTCTACGGCGCGAAGAAGTGGTCCAGCGAGACCGTCTACGCCATCACCGACCTGCCCGCCGAGGAAGCGAACGCCGCCGAGATCGCGTCCTGGGCTCGCGGGCACTGGACCGTGGAAAACACCGTCCACTGGTGCCGCGATGTCACCTTCAACGAGGACAAGTCCCAGGTCAGGACCCACAACGCGCCCGCCGTACTCGCAGCCCTCCGCGACCTGATCCGCAGCACACTCAAGCTCGCGGGTTACATCAACACCGCCGCCGGACGACGAGCCCACACCGAACGCCCCCGCGTCCTCGCCCTCTACGGCATCACATGA
- a CDS encoding amidase family protein — protein MALPEDLRRLDEHAQLYLLCGGHLTRNGLLYGAVESNEDVDGRLGAIVAAAFDRALDEADRPDSDPAERGPRHEVPVLVTNLTAALQETTMGSRFPSGFVLDQGSESRDRFRAAELQLRGRTRTAESDILPAIEPELQGPTVELWDPRLGAGGSEGGAAAAVAAGLGPVAHAYGADGLLPVPASTCALFGLTPPAPAPRWVMPWATWREAAGRPGRPHPTALRRLHLRMRPDVLRPLSRHDHRAGLQETQGLLGGPRSHHRDRVPGRPRRHRAGNGVAHAGRRLGDADAVPPVHGHVPAARPGRTSRCIGSTLSAPCSATSAPSASTSTGQNARRGARTTASPPGPGSSNRGSRPRRSVGGPRGKPSSSPWGSCSPVPRPRRRRSAVRAVARVLLRHAESDRTPAQVPDADGGSASF, from the coding sequence ATGGCTTTACCGGAGGACCTTCGCCGGCTGGACGAGCATGCGCAGTTGTACCTCTTATGCGGCGGGCATTTGACCCGCAATGGGTTACTCTACGGGGCTGTCGAGAGCAACGAGGACGTCGACGGACGACTGGGAGCCATCGTCGCCGCCGCCTTCGACCGGGCCCTGGACGAGGCCGACCGGCCGGACTCCGACCCCGCCGAGCGCGGACCTCGGCACGAAGTGCCGGTGCTCGTCACCAACCTGACCGCCGCCCTGCAGGAAACGACCATGGGCTCGCGCTTCCCGAGCGGTTTCGTCCTGGACCAGGGCAGTGAGTCGAGAGACCGGTTCCGGGCCGCGGAGCTGCAGCTGCGCGGCAGGACGAGGACCGCCGAGTCAGACATACTGCCTGCCATCGAGCCCGAGTTGCAGGGCCCGACCGTCGAGCTGTGGGATCCTCGGCTCGGCGCCGGCGGCTCGGAAGGCGGCGCCGCTGCCGCTGTGGCGGCCGGCCTGGGGCCCGTGGCACACGCCTACGGCGCCGACGGCCTCCTCCCCGTCCCCGCCTCCACCTGCGCCTTGTTCGGGCTCACGCCTCCCGCGCCCGCACCCCGCTGGGTCATGCCGTGGGCGACCTGGCGCGAAGCAGCCGGACGGCCGGGGCGCCCCCACCCTACGGCGCTGCGTCGGCTGCACCTGCGCATGAGGCCAGACGTTCTTCGACCGCTGTCCCGGCACGACCATCGAGCAGGCCTGCAAGAAACGCAGGGGCTTCTCGGCGGACCGCGGTCGCATCATCGGGATCGGGTCCCTGGCCGGCCCCGGCGGCACCGGGCAGGGAATGGTGTGGCTCATGCCGGTCGGCGCCTGGGGGATGCAGATGCAGTACCTCCTGTGCACGGTCACGTCCCGGCTGCGCGTCCTGGCCGCACGAGCCGCTGCATCGGCTCGACATTGAGTGCACCCTGCTCGGCGACGTCGGCCCCGAGTGCCAGTACCAGTACCGGGCAGAACGCGCGGCGTGGGGCACGTACGACGGCCAGTCCCCCGGGGCCGGGTTCATCGAACCGCGGATCGCGGCCCCGCCGCTCGGTGGGCGGGCCGCGTGGTAAGCCCTCTTCCAGCCCGTGGGGGAGCTGCTCACCGGTACCGCGGCCCCGCAGGAGGCGGTCAGCCGTGCGAGCCGTTGCACGCGTGCTCCTCCGCCACGCGGAATCCGACCGCACGCCGGCCCAGGTCCCCGACGCCGACGGCGGCTCCGCCTCCTTCTGA